One Halanaerobium hydrogeniformans genomic window, TTCCCTCCTGAACAGACCTAAATATTTTATCGCCGATCTCATAGGCTTCTGGTCCACTGATTCTTATTTTCCCAGTGCCCCCAGTGCCAAAAGGAGTTGCAATAGCAGCTATAGTATCTTCTCTTAAAATATCCATACTAGGACCTCCTAAAAATATAACCCAGCAGAGAAATATCCCCGCTGGGTTATTATAAAAGTTGTTTTTTTATTTATCTAGTGGTTCTATCATAACCTTGCGATAAGGCTCTTGCCCTTCACTATAGGATTTAACATTATTTTTTTCTTTTATTTTAATATGAATAATTCGTCTTTCGTGAGGTGGCATCGGTTCTAAAACAACTTTTCTCTGCTTTCTTTTAGCTTTATCAGCTAGTCGATCTGCCAGTCTTTCCAGAGTTTGACGGCGTCTATCCCTATAACCTTCTGCATCAACAAGAACTCTAAAATAATCATCAAGCTCTTTATTAATATAAATGGAAGTCAAATACTGAATAGCATCAAGGGTTTCACCTCTGTGCCCAATTACAAGTCCTAATTCTTTTTGCCCTTTTAAATTATATTGAACCTGTTCTTCATCGGTTTCTGAATCAACAACCTCAACTTCAATTTCTAAATTTGCTTTCTCTATTAAATTTTCCAAAAATAACTTACCTTCGTCTATAGGCTTAAAAACTTTTTCAACTTCAACAACAGCATCTTTAGCTCCTATCAAACCAAAAATGCCTTTGCTGCCCTCATCAATTATCTTGATTTTAGCATTGTCTCTCTTTACACCAAGTTTAGAAAGTGCTTCTTCAACTGCATCATCAACAGTTTTAGCTTTTATTTTTATATTTTTCATTTTTAATTGGCAGCCCCCTTAAATTTACTGGGTTCTTTAGATAAAACATATTGTTGTCCTACTGTAAATAAGGTAGAAACAAACCAGTATACTAGAACTCCGGCAGGTAATCTAAAACCAATAAAGACAATGAATAGTGGCATCATATACATCATCTTGTTGCTCTTTTCTCCACCTCCGGATATTTGCTGTGTAATATGTGTCTGAGCAAGCATTGCAACTGCATTTAATAATACTATTGCAATATCTGGTTCAGCAAGAGAACCTTGAGTAATGGTACCTATCCACAGAAAAGCTTCATTTGCCATCTGATCTCCCAAAGTAAAAATAGTTCTATAAAGGGGAATCAAAATAGCCATCTGAACAATCATTGGAAAACATCCCGCAGCTGGATTAACTCCATGGTCTTTATAAAGTTTCATCATTTCTTCCTGCTGTTTTTCCTTATCATCCTCATATTTATTTTGAATCTTTTTCATTTCAGGTTGAATTTCCTGCATCTCTCTCATAGAACGAGTTTGTTTTGCAGTGAGTGGATAAAGAACTATTTTAATGATAAGTGTAAATATTACAATAGCCAAACCATAATTACCAACAATTCCATAAATAAAATCTAATGCATAAGTC contains:
- the jag gene encoding RNA-binding cell elongation regulator Jag/EloR, producing the protein MKNIKIKAKTVDDAVEEALSKLGVKRDNAKIKIIDEGSKGIFGLIGAKDAVVEVEKVFKPIDEGKLFLENLIEKANLEIEVEVVDSETDEEQVQYNLKGQKELGLVIGHRGETLDAIQYLTSIYINKELDDYFRVLVDAEGYRDRRRQTLERLADRLADKAKRKQRKVVLEPMPPHERRIIHIKIKEKNNVKSYSEGQEPYRKVMIEPLDK
- a CDS encoding YidC/Oxa1 family membrane protein insertase → MFDWLINGMTYALDFIYGIVGNYGLAIVIFTLIIKIVLYPLTAKQTRSMREMQEIQPEMKKIQNKYEDDKEKQQEEMMKLYKDHGVNPAAGCFPMIVQMAILIPLYRTIFTLGDQMANEAFLWIGTITQGSLAEPDIAIVLLNAVAMLAQTHITQQISGGGEKSNKMMYMMPLFIVFIGFRLPAGVLVYWFVSTLFTVGQQYVLSKEPSKFKGAAN